The genomic interval CGCCCTGAGCTGCTCGCTCTCGTCCCGATCGTAGTGCTCCTGCTGTCGCTCGCGCTCGCCGCCCAAGCGCGCCGGCACCGGAAGCTCGCAGATGCGTTCGGCGGAGCGGCGGCGGCCCGACGATTGACTTCGCGGGACCTCTACAGCTTCCCGCACCGCCGCCTCGCTTGCCTCATCGGAGCCGGTGTGGCGATGAGTCTCGCGGCGGCTGGCCCTTACGTCGACCTGGGCGCTACGCTCGATCCGACGCAGCCGGTCGACCTCGTCATCGCCGTGGACCTCTCATTGTCGATGACAGGGACCGACGTCCGGCCGAGCCGGCTGGAGCGCGCCAAGTCGGTCATCCGGGAGCTCACGGAGTCGATGCCGAACGAGCGCCTCGGCCTCACCGTCTTTGCCGACTGGCCGTACTCGGTTCTCCCGATGACCGATGACCCTGCGCTCATACGATTCTTCACCGAGCCGCTCACGCCGGATCTGGTCGCGGACCGTGACCAAGGCACTTCGCTGGCGTTGGTGGTCACGCACGCGCGCGAGCTGCTCGACACGCGCCGCCGGCCGGAGGCTCAGCAGGTCATCCTGCTCATCACCGATGGCGAAGGTCACGAGGACGAAGCGGAGATCTTGGACGCGGTGGCCGCCGCGGTGGCCGCCGGCGTCCGCGTGTGGACGGCAGGCGTCGGCACCAGCGGGGGCTCGGAGCTGTCGACACTGGACCCCGATCCGCTCCCGGTTCTGGGGGACGATGGCGAGCCGGTCGTGTCACGGTTGAACGAGGACCTCCTGAGGCGCATAGCCTCTGCAGGCGGGGGAGGCTACCGGAACGTCAGCGGCGGTGCCGGCCTCCGCTCACTGCTCGGTGTCTTCCGGCGTGCCAACACGGAATCCACTCCGGGAGGCGAGGCTGTGGGCGCGGCGCTGTGGCTCATCCTGCTGGCGATTCCGCTTCTGCTTGTCGAGGGCAGAATGGACGCGGCCGGCATCGTGGAGTTCCCCCGCCTCGCGGAGCCTGAAGAGTGAAACGCGGCGAGATGGACGCCGTGATCGCCCGCTGGTGGCGGTATGCCACCGTCGCGGCGCTCGCGCTCTCAGGCTTGCTCTTCGTCACCGCGCGAGAGCGCAGCAGCGTCGAGCGTGGCAATCGCCTCCACCGGAGCGGTGCTTTGCCCAAGGCCGCCGCGATCTATCGGGGTCGGACGGACGCGGAATCACCTCGGCCCGATCTGCGTTACAACCTCGGCACGACTCTGCTCGAGCTCGGCAGCTCGGCGGCCGAGGCGGAGCTCGCGATCGGCACCGAGAGCGCGGACGAGGAGGTCCGGGCCCTCGCGCTCTACAACCTTGGCGTCTCGCGCCTCCTTCGCGCGGTGGCTGCCGAGGGCGGCGACTCGATGCGGGTCCACGCCGCGGTGTCGGTCGAGGCCAACCGCAGCACACTCCGTCTCAACCCCGAGCAAAGCGATGCCAAGTGGAATCTCGCCATGGCGCAACGGATGCTCGATTCGCTGGACGCGGCCAACCGAAGACGCGGGATGTCGTCAGCTGATGAGCTCGGCCCTTCCGACGAACGATTGCGGGCCGACAACACGATCGAGGTGGAAGAGGAGTCGACGAGTATCGGTGCCCCACCCTTGGAAGGTGAGGAGGAGGCGCTCGCCCAGTTGCTCGACCCGGGCCCTCTTTCCAGAGCCGACGCGATCGAGATCCTCGAAGCGACCAGGCTCGACGGCTCCGTGATATTGGGGAAACTGCTCGCGCTCGAAAGCCGGGCCCGGTGGGGAAGACAGCTCGGGAAGGTGGGCCCGAAGCGGTAGCGGCGGTCTTCGCTCCGGCGTTCTACTGCGCCCAGCGCACCCTCCAGATGCGGCCCGTCCCGTCGTCCGACACGTACAGGCTTCCGTCGGGCCCGACCTCGACCGCCACCGGTCGACCCCGCACGGCTCCGGACCCCGTAAGCCAGCCGGTGGCGAAGTCCTCGTAGGAGACGGGTCGACCGTCTTCTACACGGACCCTTACGACCTTGTATCCGGTCCGCTCGGAGCGATTCCACGAGCCGTGGAAGGCGATGAAGAGATCGCCTCGGTACTCCTCCGGGAACTGCTCCCCCTCGTAGAACACCATCCCGAGCGGCGCGGAGTGCGCCTGCATCTCGAGCGCCGGGGCAACCGTGCCCGCGCATCGCTGGGCATCCGCGTATTCGGGATTCGGCACGCCGGCCTCGTAGCAGTACGGCCACCCGAAGTGTTCGACGGCGCCACCCGGCACCAGGATGTTCAGCTCCTCGGCGGGAACGTCGTCCCCTAGACGGTCACGCTCGTTCTGACTCGCCCACAGTTCCCCGGTCTCAGGGTGAAACGCCAACCCGGCGGCATTGCGTATGCCCACGCCGACGATCTCTTCGCCCGAACCATCCGCTGCGTAGCGCACGACAGCGGCGCGGCGCTCGTCAACCTCCTCGCAGAGGTTGCACGTCGAACCTATGGAGACGTAGAGCTTATCGTCGGGACCAAACACGATCTCCCGCGTCCAGTGACTCCCTCCCGCCGGAAGCCCCGGCACGACGATGGTCTCTTGGGTGAAGCCCGGCCCTGTCAGGCGAATGACCTGATGGGTCTCTCCGATGTAGAGATCCCCAGCGCGGAATGCGAGTCCGTACGGCTGACGTAGTCCCGACACGACGGTCGTCGGGGCGCCGTTCGCGGTTCCATCCGCGTTCAAGTCGAAGCGTACGACCTCTCCGGCCGAGGAGCGCACCGCATACAGTCGGTCATCGGGACCCAGCTCGAGCATGCGCACGCCCGGCAGCCCTTCTGCGAAGATCGACACCTCGAAGCCCTGCGGTACCTGGACGAAGCTCTGGGAGGTCTGACCGGGCGTCTCCGTCGGGGCGGTGCACGCCGCCGCCAGCAAGAGCACCGTGGTCAGCCTCACCCCGCGCGTCGTATCGCCTCGCATCGTCGCCTCCGTCGTTTCGAGTCCTGCGGTTGCCGCCGAGTCAGCGGGCGGCGGTCATTGCCGTTGGCTGCCGACAGCAGAAGGTGGGCGCGTCGGTGGTGGGGTTTCCGGGAATGCCACGACCGCCTCGACGATACCGCGCGCTGCCCGCTCCGGGTCGCTCAGGATCACCCGGCGATCCCTGGAACTCGTCAGAAACCCCGTCTCGATGATGGCGCCGATCGTCATCGGGTGGAGCGCGTGCTCGTACCGGCGGAAGTTGAACGCGTAGTAGTTCTGCATGCGTCGGGTGACGGTCGGGAGCCTTCTCAGCTTCGTGGCCTCTCCGTAGCTCCGTTCCAGCAGCCTCACGAATCGAGACGCACGCCCGGTCGCGTCCCGCCGCGGCGCGGCCACGCGGTATCCGGACGCGCTGGAGTCGTTACTCCCGTCAGCGTGTATGGCGATGAAGAGGTGGGCCCGGTAGTTCGGTGGAACGACGGCCGGGAGGATGTCCACCTCGTAGCCCATCTGCTCGAGCATGGCGCCCGCGCTCCGCGCGATCGCCAGATTGGTCTCCCACTCCGCGGTGCCTCGCCAGGCCGTCCCGTTGTCCCGCAGGCCGGAAAGCTCGCGAGGCGCCTCGTCCGCTCTCCAATGGCCCGCTTGCAGCGCGATGCGCACCGGTCCCTCGGGCGGCTCCCAATCGGCGGGGGTCGGGATCGGTCCCGGATAGCGGTTGCGACTCCGGCTCCAGCGGCGGCTGCGGAAGCGTCGGGTGTCGGGCAGCGGGGGAGCGATGGCTTCCTGCGCGTGCACCTCCTGCGCGTGCACCTGGGGGTAAGTCGCTTCGGAGGTCTCTTGGGCCTGCGGTTCCGCGAGCCTGACCGAGGCGGCAGGGGGCGGCGGCGTAACGTGGGTAAGGTCCTGCTGCGCGGACTCGAGGCCAGAGACCACGAGCCCCACTGCCAGCACGCTCACGACGGCAAACACAAGCGATCTCACATTCCCCTCCCCTCGCGCGTTCGCCACCGCGGCGGTGACGCAACAGCCATGCTACCCGAGCGCACGCTGCGAGGCAACACGGCTCTACTCCACACTTTCTAGAACATCCTCCTCGCCTTCACGAGAACCTCATGAATCCTCTCGAAGTCCTCGATTTTGTCGAACTTTCTGGCTCTCCGCAGAGCCTCCTCGAGAGCCGTGTTGAAGGACTTGTGGGCTCCTTGGATTTCCCGCTCGATCAGGGAGTTGATCCTAGCCCTCAGGTCAGCGGTCGCCTGAGCCCTTGGTCGGCCCCGGGGCACCGACTTCTTCCGAGCGCCCTTCTTCCGGCCACCCTTCTTGCCGGAGATCCTTCTCTTCACGGCTCCCACGTGAGTCCCATGGAAGGAACGGAGGTTCATCTCCGCGACACCCTTCTTGATCTTTGCCGCCTTCTCCTGGAGGTCAGCGGTCGCAGCTTCCGGATTGGCTCGCAGCTCTTTCTCGAGCATGCGATCGATTTCTTCGTTCTGCCGTGACATATCGCGCGTCCTAGTGTAGCGGTTCGAATCAAGTCAGAGATCAGATC from Gemmatimonadota bacterium carries:
- a CDS encoding VWA domain-containing protein, which translates into the protein MTFSRPELLALVPIVVLLLSLALAAQARRHRKLADAFGGAAAARRLTSRDLYSFPHRRLACLIGAGVAMSLAAAGPYVDLGATLDPTQPVDLVIAVDLSLSMTGTDVRPSRLERAKSVIRELTESMPNERLGLTVFADWPYSVLPMTDDPALIRFFTEPLTPDLVADRDQGTSLALVVTHARELLDTRRRPEAQQVILLITDGEGHEDEAEILDAVAAAVAAGVRVWTAGVGTSGGSELSTLDPDPLPVLGDDGEPVVSRLNEDLLRRIASAGGGGYRNVSGGAGLRSLLGVFRRANTESTPGGEAVGAALWLILLAIPLLLVEGRMDAAGIVEFPRLAEPEE
- a CDS encoding sorbosone dehydrogenase family protein, whose protein sequence is MRGDTTRGVRLTTVLLLAAACTAPTETPGQTSQSFVQVPQGFEVSIFAEGLPGVRMLELGPDDRLYAVRSSAGEVVRFDLNADGTANGAPTTVVSGLRQPYGLAFRAGDLYIGETHQVIRLTGPGFTQETIVVPGLPAGGSHWTREIVFGPDDKLYVSIGSTCNLCEEVDERRAAVVRYAADGSGEEIVGVGIRNAAGLAFHPETGELWASQNERDRLGDDVPAEELNILVPGGAVEHFGWPYCYEAGVPNPEYADAQRCAGTVAPALEMQAHSAPLGMVFYEGEQFPEEYRGDLFIAFHGSWNRSERTGYKVVRVRVEDGRPVSYEDFATGWLTGSGAVRGRPVAVEVGPDGSLYVSDDGTGRIWRVRWAQ
- a CDS encoding N-acetylmuramoyl-L-alanine amidase, producing the protein MRSLVFAVVSVLAVGLVVSGLESAQQDLTHVTPPPPAASVRLAEPQAQETSEATYPQVHAQEVHAQEAIAPPLPDTRRFRSRRWSRSRNRYPGPIPTPADWEPPEGPVRIALQAGHWRADEAPRELSGLRDNGTAWRGTAEWETNLAIARSAGAMLEQMGYEVDILPAVVPPNYRAHLFIAIHADGSNDSSASGYRVAAPRRDATGRASRFVRLLERSYGEATKLRRLPTVTRRMQNYYAFNFRRYEHALHPMTIGAIIETGFLTSSRDRRVILSDPERAARGIVEAVVAFPETPPPTRPPSAVGSQRQ